A genomic segment from Pirellulales bacterium encodes:
- a CDS encoding AMP-binding protein — protein MAAQLPVPQPATPANPLWRPTAEQAKAANLTAFHRYVVERWQIGLAGYRELHEWSVAQPNQFWTSVWDFCGAIGDWDHQAAVTDYDRMPGARWFPGARLNFAENLLRRRDDRPALISWNEQGRRQSVTFAELAQRVARCAETLRRLGVRPGDRVAGYLPNLPETVVAMLATTSLGGIWSSSSPDFGVQGVVDRFGQIGPKLLVTADGYLYAGKRFDSLSPVRELCRQVDSIDRVVVVPYLDERPKLEGLPGALAWQDLLSGGDGGPTACERFDFDQPLSILGVVQIKESQGNSFRRPAWAASGRNQRSGRYFRQEVLAELQREVLPC, from the coding sequence TTGGCCGCCCAACTCCCCGTTCCGCAACCCGCCACGCCGGCAAATCCGCTGTGGAGGCCCACGGCCGAGCAGGCCAAGGCCGCGAACCTGACGGCGTTTCATCGCTATGTCGTCGAGCGGTGGCAGATCGGTCTCGCCGGCTATCGGGAACTGCACGAGTGGTCGGTGGCGCAGCCCAACCAGTTCTGGACGTCGGTCTGGGACTTTTGCGGCGCGATCGGCGACTGGGACCATCAGGCCGCCGTGACCGACTACGACCGGATGCCCGGTGCCCGATGGTTCCCCGGCGCGCGGCTGAACTTCGCCGAGAACCTGCTCCGCCGCCGCGACGACCGGCCCGCCCTGATTTCCTGGAATGAACAAGGACGCCGGCAGAGCGTGACCTTCGCGGAATTAGCGCAGCGGGTGGCCCGCTGCGCAGAGACCTTGCGGCGCTTGGGCGTGCGGCCCGGCGATCGCGTGGCCGGCTATCTGCCGAACCTGCCCGAAACGGTCGTCGCCATGTTGGCCACGACAAGCTTGGGCGGCATCTGGTCGAGTTCCTCGCCCGACTTCGGCGTGCAGGGCGTGGTCGATCGCTTCGGCCAGATCGGACCCAAGCTGCTCGTCACGGCCGACGGCTATCTCTATGCCGGAAAGCGGTTTGATTCGCTGTCCCCCGTCCGTGAACTGTGCCGCCAAGTCGACTCGATCGATCGCGTGGTCGTCGTGCCGTATCTCGACGAACGGCCGAAGCTGGAGGGCCTGCCGGGCGCGCTCGCCTGGCAAGACTTGTTGAGCGGCGGCGACGGCGGGCCGACGGCCTGCGAGCGGTTCGATTTCGACCAGCCGCTCTCCATTCTCGGCGTGGTTCAAATCAAGGAATCTCAGGGTAACAGCTTTCGCCGCCCTGCGTGGGCCGCGTCAGGACGTAACCAACGCAGCGGCAGGTACTTCCGGCAGGAGGTGCTGGCAGAACTCCAACGGGAAGTGTTACCCTGCT